The Balaenoptera acutorostrata chromosome 6, mBalAcu1.1, whole genome shotgun sequence genome includes the window TCATGTAAAGCTGAAAACGCCACTGGGGCCAGGCCAGCTGGAGACCTAAATACACCATTTCCATCTGACAAGGGAGGTTTATTGGGCCCTCCCCACATTGTTAGTTATTGAGTCCCAGTTACCCTACCCCTCAAAATATCAGTCACAAGGCCTCTATGTGTGTTTAACACTCTCGGGTGTTCAGTTTTGACAAGAACCCAAGAGCAAGGTAAGAGATGCTTTTCAAAAGAGGTGTACCTCTTAGCACCATTAGGGAGGCAACAAACCCCATCAATGGACGCCTCCCAGGGGAGGCTGCCTCCCAAATGTTCTGATCAGAAAAATGATCAATCAGAAAGATTTTTGGCTCAAAGGGATCATAGGGTTGTGGGGTCTCAAAGACACTAGCACCTCTCTACATGCAGCAACTCCCCACAGGTATCATCCCTCCTGGCGTTTATGAGCGTTCACAGAATGTTAATGGAAAACACCAATGCCAATTACACACCCAGCAGCGGAAGCCACGAGGACAGTCCACTGAATTGGCCCAAAGCCCTGCCCACAAGGTTGGCCAGCTCCTTTCTTGTCCCTGGAAAAGTGAGGGCCATTCTTCCCTTGGGAGGAAGCCTGGAAGACTTCAAAAGTCTTTTTTGCACTTGCTCAGAAATGCAGTTATCAATACTTTAGCACACATAGCCTTCACACAATCGCAGTCATTCCTTCACTCTTTCAACTAACATTTGTTTGGTGTCTATTATGTACAAGGCACTATTTTAAGTTCTGGAGACACAGTAATGAACAAAACAGTCTCTCATAGCTTATGTTCTAATGGGAATAtcagacaaaaaaaggaaatagataatatgtcagatggtgataaatgctatggagaaaaagagcaaggaaaggggcaaaaggagTATCAGGCGTGGAACTTTCCTAATTTAAGCAGGATGGTCagggagagtctcagagacctgaagggaaggaggaaacaaGACATGAAGGTTTCTGGGGAAAGTGGCTTCTAGGCAGGGGGGAAATAATGCAAAACCCCTGAAGCTGGAGCCTGCCTACTCTTTTACATAAGAAATGGACGGAGTGGAATGACCCAGAAGAGCTGGACACGAGGTCACAGGGATCATAGGAGGATCCCACGAGGTCTTGTAGCTTGAACAgacttggcttttactctgaacgAGATGGGAAGTGGTATAATACGGCACATTTTACCAGGATGtctctggctgctgtgctgagaacagactggtggtgtggggggtggtgggggtagAAGCAGGCAGATCATTTAAGAAGCAATtgtaaaaaaatcccacaagagAGGATGCTAGTTTGGTCAAGGGTGATAATGCTGGATAAGTAGTAAGAAGTGATAACATTtgatacagattttttaaatgattattatgaaaatataacCACAACACCAttatcacaccaaaaaaaaaccaataataatttaatatcatcaaatatctagTGAACATGCCAACATTCCTGATTgcctcatgattttttaaaaaatttgttaaaaataccAAAGATAAACAAAGCCAGGTATTAGTTAAAATGgtgaaaacagattttattcagtaaCTACTGACAGCAGGCGAAAAAGTGGAGCTCCATCCTGATTTGCAAAGAGGAATTGTAAAGGGAGAATGGGGACAGGACTCAAGTGAAAAATTACAAAGGGTTGGTCACTGTAAACGTGATTAGGCCAGCAGTGTCTGCTGGCGATTATGGAAGTTAGGATTCTATCCTCCCAGAGACTGGAAGCCTTCTCCTTCCTGAtaattacatttcaaaggaatgGCTTTCGGGTCCTTCAGACAAGACACTCCACAGTTACAGAAGATACATATCAtctcaaagggacagagaaaggatTCACAATTATAAACCCTTTTTGAGTAAATGCTCTAATAAAGGGAGGCCAGGGGACTATGTCAGGTGTTAGCTAAAACAAACAGCAAATTTTTTTGACAAACAATAAATTTTTTGACAGCTCTGAGCTTTTCCAAACAGGAACTCAAAAGGGGCTGGGTGGTCCCAGAGACATGGCCTTAAACTGCTAGAAGTCATGTTAAAGTTTGGTCGAGACTCTCTTAgtgcagggtttttttgtttgtttgttttggtttggccgcaccatgcagcttggaaccggtgccccctgcaatggaagcgcagtgtcctaaccactggaccaccagggaattcccagtgcaAGAGTTTGAATAGAGTCTTCACGCTGAGATTCATTGCACTTCTCAGAATCGCTATCCAAATAAGATTCAtacaaataatgccatttgcagcaacatggatggacctagagattatcatactaagtgaagtaagttagaaaaagacaaacaccatatatcacttatatgtggatctaatatatgacacaaatgaacttatctacaaaacagaaacagactcacagacatagagaacagacttgtggttgccaagggagagggttgggggagggatagtttaggagtttgggattagcagatgcaaactattatatatagaatggataaacaacaaggtcctattgtacagcacagggaattatgttcaatattctgtaatcaaCTGTAatgagaaagaatatgaaaaagaatgtatatatatatatatatatatgtataactgaatcactttgctatataccagaaactaacacaacattgtaaatcaactatgcttcgatcaaataaatttaaaaaaataaaaaataaaaataatacaaataaggtTCATACATTGCAACCGATTGACATTATGTCCTAAATCTCTTTTTATCTGTAGGTTCCTCCTTCatccttcttttttcccttacaaTTTGTTGAAGGACCTGAGTCATTTGTCCTACAGGTTCAAGGCTTTGCTGATGGGACTCTCATGGGTTATTTTAATACGTTTCTTTGTCCCTGTATTTCCCAAAATTGGTAGTCAGGGGTGAATTGCCTACCAGACACGCAAGAAGAGATGAGGGAGTGGCAGTTGGATATAAGGTTGGGAGAGGGGTCTCAGCTGCAGATAATAAATTGGGAGTCATAAGCATGGAGAGTTTAAAGCTATGATTCTAAGTGAGATGGCTGAGGGAACGAGAGTAGACAGGCAAGAGAAACGCTCTAAGGCCTGATGGGGAGGTACCAGGAAAGGAGACGGAGAGCACATCCAGTGAGACAAGAAGGAACAGTTAGGACAGTGACCCTGAAGCCAAGAAAGGAAGGTATTTAAGGAAGGGAAGAGTGATCAACTATGTCAGATGTGATAATAGATTCAGTAACATAAGGATGGCAAGTTTACTATTGAGTTCGGCACTGGTGACCTTGAGAAGAGCCGTTGGGAGGAGTGGTGAAGGCGGATTGGAATGGGTGCAAGAGAGAATGGATGAGAGGAAGTGGAGATAAAGACAACTCTTTCAAGAAGTTttgctgcagggcttccctggtggtgcagtggttaagaatccgcctaccaatgcaggggacacgggttcgagccctggtccaggaaaactccacatgccgaggagcaactaagcccgtgtgccacaactactgagcctgcgctctagagcccacgagccacaactactgagcctgcatgccacaactactgaagcccgtgtgcctagagcccatactccgcaacaagagaagccaccgcaataagcccgtgcaccacaacgaacagtagccctcgctcgcctcaactagagaaagcccgtgcgcagcaacaaagacccaacgcagccaaaaataaataaattaaaaaatgtataaaaaaaaaagagggcttccctggtggcgcagtggttgagagtctgcctgctaatgcagggcacacgagttcgagccctggtctgggaagatcccacatgccgcggagcaactaggcccgtgagccacaactactgagcctgctcgtctggagcctgtgctccgcaacaagagagaggccatgatagtaagaggcctgtgcaccgcgatgaagagtggcccccgcttgccgcaactagaggaagccctcgcacagaaacaaagacccaacacagccaaaaaaataaataaataaaaattagaaatacatacatctttaaaaaaaaaaaaagagttttgctGCAAAGGGAAGTAGAGAAAAGAGATGATAATTGGAGATGAATGCAACCTCAAAGGAAAATTTGTTTTCAAGATGGATCCCTAAGAGCCTATTTGGATCATGTGAGACTGACCTAATAGAGGGAAATagatgtgtgtgtagggggttgCTGGAACACTAACCTTTGAGTAGGTAAGAGGGATGGAATCTAGGGCTCCTGTGGAGGGTCTGATCTCCGGGAGGAGGGCAGACAGTTCATCCATAGTAACAGGCCAGACTGTGCACCTGGACACAGCTGCAAACAGACAGATGCAGTAGTGGGAACACGTGGTGTTCTTTCTGACTGCTTCTATTTTCTTACTGCGATAAGAAGCAGGGTCACCAGCTGAGAGTGAGGAGAGGTGTTGGAGGTGTGAGAGCACAGTACTCTCTGGGGAGTGGGAGGAGTAAATGGACAAGGAAAATGTACTAGATTACTGGTCTTAAAGTGAGATGATTCAGCTTGGTGTCAGGTGCTTCTCCAGCCGGGTTTAAGCCCTCAGGAGAGATGTAGAGTAGGCAGAGGTTTAGATTTACCCAGAAATGGGCTTTTGTCCTATGAGTAAAACAGGAGAGAGGGGCAAGGACACTGAGAGTGTATGCAAGGAAGTGGTTATAACAACAGCACACGATATCTGTGCTGGCAGTTGAGGGTTTGCTTACACAAGTGATGTACATTGGAAGCTCTTCTCTGTCACAATTGAGACCAGTAGATGTTCAGTTATTCTTCAAGTAAGTGAAATAGATGTACCAGAGGCTGCTGGTTGATCCTTAGTATCCAGTTTCCTTCTTTCATGACAATGAATCTTGATTTTTAGGAGGGTACCTGCTCATTCCAGATCAAGACCACATTTCTCAGCCTCCTTGGAGGCTGAGGCTATGTCACTACTTTCTGGACAACGGTGTGTACAATCACCCCTCCATATCCCAGGGGAATTGGCTCCAGGACCCCCTGCTGATATCTAGATCCATGGATGCTGAAGGCCCTTACAGTCAGCTCAAGTCCCTTCCATATCCCCACATAAGTGGACCCatacagttcaaacctgtgttgttcaagggtcaactgtaatcaTAAACGTTATGGGACAGCTCTTAGGTGTCTTCcttaaagaagatgtaatattGAATACATGCCCTGTCATCTGGCaaagggtggggggatggggaagtATGTAAACCTTTCATTCATCTGGCTGCCAGGGGTGGGGATGCAATGAACAGAGGTCTGGTTTCAATCTAGAAGTTGAGGATAAGAGCCACACCCTAGACACCATGGGAAGGTAAGCTGGAAGGAGCGGAGACCCTTGGGGCTCTGTAGAGCAGAGCTGCCACACCAGCTCAGACTGTGCATCTTTAGATTTTTATGAGAGACAAAGGTCTATTTGgttaagccactgttattttggGGCTCTATTTCTCTTAGCTGAACCTAATCTTAACTGatattttggggaaattttttaagacaagaaatgtatctattttaaatattttaacttaatacTTATAAATGGACAGTCATCCCCTTTTGGTGTAGGGACAAGTCCTTTTCTTTGAGTATGGGTCCACTGATTAGCATTCCATGAAAACTACACACACCTACAATGCACTGCTAAGATCACCAGTTTTGATATCTCCAAAAGCAGAATGTGAAGTCAAAGCACTAGAGAACTTGCGGAGAAATGTGAATGCAGAATTACTTTAGATAATTATGATTGCCCCCGTCTTTACGTTCATCTTGCCTAAACTTAATTCAATGGTAGTATTTAGTGACTCACGTTTATTCTTTCCAAAGCATTTACCTTGGTTTACACAGAAGTAAGAACTTTATTTTAGCACTTATATTTCATCAGTTTATATACTTAAATTATGTACTTACCttattttcatcagaaatacTTCCTTCTAATCCTcatattttattagtttatacCATGTTTAACTGAACTATGTAAGTACAATAGTGAACACAACTGGCAAAAGCAAGCTTGGGAAAAACACAACTGACTTTGGGAAAGCATATAATCCAACCGCGGGTGCAGCGTGTTCTTTACACATCAACCCCCTTTGATGCCtgacagagggaagagagaaaacattAGTTATCTACCCTGAAGGTCAGCTGAGTACAGGTCAGGTCTCTACTCAGCAtctttttacatttacatagttCAAAACCAGAATCTTCATTATACATTAACTTTACAAATGCACAAGCAACTCTTACACACTGTTGATGGGCATGTGGGCAGGTGCAAGCATTCTGGAGGGCGTTATCTACCAAAAGCCTTAAAGATGGCATAGAATCTGACACTTTTAATGTCAAAAAagccatttttaatttaaaaacatcctaaggaaataatgagGATATCAGAAACAATTTAACTACAAAATTGTTTATCACATCACTTTTAAAAtcgtgaaaaattggaaaaaccaaAATTGTCCAGCAATCAGGGAATATTTGGGTCAATTTTGATAGTCCAAAGATGCATTCTAATGTGGCCATTAATGTTATGTTGTACAGTGTAAGAGCTGTTTCCAAAAGAATTCCTGTATTATCTTGCCCTGGGAAAATGCGTGAGTCACAGAGTACAGTCAGTCTTAGGTATTGTGTTTTCATCTGGAGTATACTGTTTTGAGGAAATGAATCAGAGAACTTTGTATTGGCAGCACGGCATGGCCACAGAAAGCTTTACCTTCAAATTTTGGATCCTTAAGCCAACTCTGCTGAATGTGGTTGAACATAGACGTATCAACCACCACTTAATAAAGTGCCAGCCTGGATTACCGGGGCTAGAAGGGGGAGGCTACATTTCCCAAAATCGCTTGCGCGAGGATGCTGGGTGTGAGTTAGGTTCTACCAATTGATTTGAGAGGTGGAAGTACGGCCCACCTTCCtactgctttggctgtttgagTCTGCTCTTTCACACCCCACATCTACTCTATCAGCAGATAGAGGTGGCTCTACCTTTGCAATAAGTATCTAGCATCCAACCACTTCCCAACACCTCCACCATtaaccctggtccaagccactgCCGTCTGTTGCCTGGGTTAATGTAGCAGCCTCCAAACTGGTGCCTCTGCTTCTACCCTTGTCTCAACCCAGCAGCTAATGGGAGCCTTTTGAAACCTAAGAGACACTTGCAACAGCTAACCATTTCCCTTAGAataaagccaaagtccttacgaTGGTTTCGAAGCCCTGCAGGACCTGGGCTGCCCACCCCACCTCTGATGCTGTCCGCCCTCTCACTGCATCAGCTCCTAGCTGTCACCACTGCCTACTGACCCTGCTGCTTCACTTCAAACATTTTTTCAACAAAGCCTACCCTACTTACTGTGATACTACCACCCATAGACTCCCCTtatccttttaaaagaaaattcgcAAGCACTCATCACCTTCTAAATACTACGTAACTtacttattgtctgtctccctcactagaatgCAAGTTCTACCAGGACAGAGACCTTTCTGTTTTGTCACTGACAAATCCTACGCTTGAACTGTACCTAGCACACAGAGGGCGCTCAGCACGTGGGGGGTTTTCTTCAGGTGTTCCCGGGTGCAACCTTTAGCTCTGTGGTTCTCCAGGCAGTTGAGACTGCGGGCATTTCCTGATCCCTAGATTGCAGCCGTGCAGTGTGTCCTCATAGCTCGATCCTGGTCCTCTGCCTTCCTGATTCTAGCGGAGGGTGTCGCTCCCCTGGTAAATCAGTTCTCTACGGTCCTGAATCCTGGAGACTCAACCTATGGCTCACTCTTCCAGCTTTCCAATGAGTCTAAAAATACTTACCTTCCTGTATTAAACTGTTCTGCTTAGAGTACCTAGAATGGTTTCTATTTCTCCACTGAATCCTGAAAAGTACACAAGATAAAACCGTTGGGCCAATGATGATCAAGACTGCATTTTTCCCAACTGACTGGGTCTTAAACGTAAATGAGCCAAATAGAAGGAAGTCTAACCTCTGCCTCAGCTTTCGGGGAGTTGGACCAGTGACTGCTCCAATGGAAGGGGACAGAAGAAATGCTTCAGAAGAACTGAGTCAGAAGTTGGCCACACAGAGGGGTTCCTAGAATTGGCATTCTATCTCCATTTTTTCAGATGATGCCCTTGAGACCTAAGCCCACTCCAGTTCCGACCCTCCATCAGTAGAACTTTGGCAGCTGAACCACAGTCCAAGAGCAGCTGTCAACATGGCATCTGTCACTATAGCTGTGGCCATCTTAAGAGGGGGATGCCCCAACTGTGGAAGCATCCTGCACTaggctgggggtgggatgaataggCAATGGACGTCACTTTTTTCACCGTGACTATACCTAGGAAATAAGCCTCTTCCTTTGAAGAGCCAAGTGTGAGTGATCAATTGGACCATGTGGGTAGGTCTGGGAGGATTAAAGGGCGCTGCCTCTGATATTTTCAGCTAGATCAGAAGTAACTGAAGTACAAGATGCTTACTATTAACATGGAAGAACTGTATTTTTGAGTGAGATGAAATGTGATAAAACAGCATGTTTATGTCATTACATGTAAAATACACAATTTTGTAGTCTGAAAGAATATGCACTAAAATGTTAAAACTGGTTTATTTAGTAGAATAAAAGGTAATTGAACATTAAAAAACATTCTACCTAGATATAGTTAGAGTTTAGTAAAATAGACAGTATTTTTTAATCATGGTGGCAACTATCATGGACTGTTTATACCTAACTGCCATTCCTGTTTCTTCCCTACTAACAAAACCCTGTCTCAAAGGCAACAAGACGTCAGTGCCAGGGGACAAACTGGTCCACCCATCCCTCTTCGCCAGTGCCCATCCAAGGGTGGTTATGTGGTCCGCTCTATCAGAGACATAGGGGCAAGTCTCTTTGGGCCTCTGAAGGATACTCCTCCCTGATATGAGCAGAATGAGGAGAAAGTTCCTTTACTGCTGTCTACTTTGCTTCCTGCTTTGGCTCTGGACACTGTCATTTGAAGAAATGATGCTCAGTTGTTGCAGCCACTTTGTAACACCAAGGATGGCAGAACAAATGCATCCAAGAAAATCTTGATGTTTTGGCTGCCACCCAACTCTGGAACCATCTATCTCCAGACTGCCCGTTACATGAGACAATTAAACATTCTTATTGCTTACGTCACTGTCAGTCTAGTTTTCTGTTACTTGTGCTGATCAGGTCCTGACAGAAGCACTTTTCTGTCTGGCATGAAATAAATGCTTTATGTCCACTGTAATTTAAAAGCAACCCTATTAAAAAGCTACTATTATCTCATTTttacagaaaatgaataaaactgagCTTAGGGAGGATAAATGATTTTCCCCAATGTTATACTGGTGGAGTTAGATTCAAACCCCACCCTGACTCTAAGGCCCACACTCTGTCACTTAATCATGTAATTAAGAAATGAACAAGCCTACAGCTCGCTTTCGGCATCTTAACAAAATGCATACACACAGATGCAGGTAGTAATAAATTTGCATCCATTTGCACTCATACATGAATTTGGCTTTGGGCTTTTTACTCctgttatttgcatttatttgttggtagaaatgtatgCTTTGGAGGCTTGGCCAAGAAAGCAGACTTGCCTCGTCTTTTTGCCACACTTTTATTGACGATGTTCAATCTGTGTATCAGGAATGTAGAGACAGGTCGTGGGGACTCTGATGCAGGGTCATAATGGTCGATCCCCAAGATACTTGAAATGGCGAAGTGGTGAACGTTAAAGTGGTACACACTCTTCCTCAAGCTTCCGTGGAGGAGTCAAAGAACTAAAGACTGCAAAACACCAAACATCTAACAAGGCAGGGCCTTTGAGTTAGCCGGGAAAAGCAGAAGAGTGTTTTTGAACCAAAGTAACCAAGAGAAAGAGAGGATTACAATGGAGACTCACTGGCAGTGCATTAGCTGTGGAAAAGGAGAAGCAGCAaacactgaagcccagagaacaAAAAAGGAGTTGGTTCATCAAAGCTCAGCATTAGACCAAACAGGACTTCCACGGCACACGTCTCCAAGACCCTTTCTGCTCACCTGTCCTCTATAGTGAGAACAGAGACCAGAACAGCACCATCCAACGGAGCTCACGTGAGCTCTTAGCTAAAGAAGGGGCGATGTGGGGATTACACAGTCAATCCTGCCTCCTAGCTGCTGGCTAGGCAGCTTGAGGGGCTCGGTGGAGAAGAAGCCCCAGTGGTGATGAATAAAAAacaggctcaaggaacagaaagaaggcgAGAATAAAGGAAGGCATACGCTTCCAAAACCTCTCGGGCCACCTAAGTTAAGAGGTGTCTGTGTGGTTCACACCTGTCCCAGAGGTGGTCTGCTAAGCTCACAGCAAAGGGAGCTGCGTTGCCGGTGTCTCATGACCACGTACACTGCAACAGGAGGCCTTCCCCAACCTCAGAGGTGCCTCCCCGATCCTGCCCTGCAGACAAGGGACAAGGAAAGAGAAGCTGCTCCTTAGGGACCACACACTGGAAGGGTCAAGAGTGTGGTGAGCTGCTGAAAGGAACAGACCACAGACCAATGAACTACAAGGCCAGCGCGGCCAGTGGCAGTGGAATCCAAGCTGATGCCAGGGCAGGAGACAGAGGTGGGCCTCTCAAATTCAAAGTGAGGCCATTATGCAATAAATCTCTACTTACTATCTCAGCCAGGGTTGTTTTTCAGCAGTATTTGACTCGGTGTGGTGATAATTCTCCAGGAGTGGTCACAGGTTTCTTCTGAGAAAAAGTGGAAGCAGCTACTGGAAGAGTAGCAGCTACTTACTGCAGGAGTGAGGGTGGAGGGAGTCCTGGGACCACCATGTCACCCGAAGGCATCTGTAGGGCACTGGGAGGAGTGAGTCTCTGACTTTGTCACTTCTGATGGCACCTACAGCTAGAGCCTCGCAGCAATAAACAGGAAGCACTTGCCTAGGAGTGCTTAGGAAAAAAAGGGCATAGAAGGGCCCAAACCCAAACCGTCAGAGCATCACGCTGCGGGGACAGGACACGGAGTAAGAATGCGGGATGAAGCAGCTCCATTCACTTTATCTGAGATTCTCAGAATCTCtcttttgtttgaaaatagaTTCAGTCGAAGGGAAactaaactaacatttattgagcgcctactgtgtaTGTCTGGCCTTGTGCAAGTTTTCATCGACAGTATTCCACTGCATCCTCATgccaaccctgtgaggtaggtatggTCCTCATTTTTGTCAGATGAGGAGTATGAGGCTCAGAAACGTTAGGTAGTTTGTccagtcacacaactagtaatgggcagagctggggctgagtCTCAGATTCGGAAGTCCCTGCTCTCTCTCTGGCGCCGCCtcttggggggaaggagggagcagcAGCTGTCCGTACACTTCCTACCCTGAGAACAAAGACGTCACCAGAGAAGGAGCCCGTCCTTTCCCAGACCGTGCCCCCGCTCCACCTGGGGAGGATGCAGTCAGTTGAAGAGCtaagccataaatataaaaataaatagcagggACAAGCCCCCCAGCAGCGAGGGTGTGCAGTCTCCGTGCTGTGGGAAGGTCACTGCGCCGTTCACAGCTGCTGCGGGAAGGAGCCATGTGCGGAAAACTGGGACAATGGCTGGAGTGGGTGGGCTAAACAGGCGCCTTCTGGGTTGAACAGATTTGAGAACAAAACGTCTGGAGCAGGCAGCAGCCGTGGACACAATCACCACCATCCTCCATCTGCTCATTTTACCGGTGTCTGTGATCCAACAGGGATTCAAAATTGGGAGAACATACAAGTTTGTGCTTTACGTGTCCCAGGACTGTCATGTCACCCGTCCTACTGTCTCCAAGGCCCACGGACACCAGCTCCTGCCCatcaagagagacagagatgagaaCCAAAACCGCACAGCCTATCACTCATTCAGTCCCGTGATTTTAACGTGATAATCCCAAGAACCCTTCCTCTATATTCAGCACCAAGTCCTCAACACTCCTCAATGTCTTGAAGAGCCTCCGTCCCAACCCAGCAGGCTCTCACCTGCAGGAAAGAGCAGGTGGTCCCCATGGTCACGTCCAGAGTCACCTTGCCCAGGAGAAGCTGCACCTTCCCCGACTTGCGGATGAGCAGCTTGCCGACCTGACCCTCTGTCAGGTCAGCCAGGGTACAAGCATTCTCTGCCAGCCTGGCTTCCTGTGAAGACAATGAGGGGATGGAAACTGGGTACGGAGCCGTTCCCTCCATCCTTTAGCTCCCCAGACAGGGCCTTTTCCTGGGGCTGCCTGACACtggtcaaaaaacaaaacaaaaccacagcaaacataaataaatggacaaaatacCAGTAACTGATAAAGCTGGGTGATGGTATATGAGAGTTTATGTTCTCTCATTTGTAcacattcaaaatatttcattgtgaAAAACACACATACAACTGGGATTGAAGCACAAAGCCCCAAGGCCCTCACGGGCAGAAAGAACAAATGCATATTATTCTCTCATTTCAGCGTGGGTGGCACACCTTTGTTTCCCCCTACAGGTGGCTCTTTCCCCTCCTGGTCCCCTGCATCTTCACAGAACTCAATCGTGAACATACCCGGTCTTTCTCCTGCTTTATAACCACCATCTGTCCGTCCTCGCTCTGCACCTCTGTCTTGATAGGCTTGACGTCCTGAGTGGGCGGCTGGCCAGGGAGTGAGTCTGGCAGCTGCAGGAACAGCAGCTCCTCCTCCTGCGTGAGGCTCAGCTCCCTGAGCAGCTCTGCCACGGACACGTCCTTCGGGAGGCCCGGGGTCTTCCTGGCTGCTCTGGAAGAAGCCTTCATCCtggcctcctcttcctcatctcgCGGCTCCTCTTTCACTGCCCGAGATAATAGAAGTGGAAGGGCTATCAGTGGCCAGCCCCCAAGCCATCTCACTGCACCCATCCCTTCGGCCTGGTCTGCTCCACTGTCACTCAGCCAGGAAGCTGGAAGGAAACTCTGCTTTGAAAGAGGGATCCAGGAGCTGTGGGACTTATTTAAAAAGGAGTATCGCAGGCTGGGCCCACCGATCCCCGTCAGCATGAACCCGCTGAGCGTGCTCAGGTCCTGTGGAGTGGGAGAGGACCGGCTTAGCAGCAGCAGTCTGGGAAACTCGCTCTTGGGGGACAGCTGGAGAAAAGGAGACAAGATGTTAACTGACACAGAGTACCTTTCACAGCAGGCACGTCCACCTCCATGTCCTCTTCCTTGGGGCCGGCCAGCCAAGGTTTAACATCTGGTTCTTCATTCTCTTCCTTAAAAAGCCAGCCCGAGTGAGCCAGCGGCAGCTGCACAG containing:
- the POLR3D gene encoding LOW QUALITY PROTEIN: DNA-directed RNA polymerase III subunit RPC4 (The sequence of the model RefSeq protein was modified relative to this genomic sequence to represent the inferred CDS: inserted 1 base in 1 codon; deleted 1 base in 1 codon), with amino-acid sequence MSEGNAAGEPSAPGGPRPLLSGARGLIGRRPAPSLTPGRLPSIRSRDLTLGGVKKKTFTPNIISRKVKEEPKEEVTVKKEKRDRDRDRQREGHGRGRGRPEVIQSHSIFEQGPAEMMKKKGNWDKTVDMSDVGPSHIINIKKEKRETDEETKQILRMLEKDDFIDDPGLRNDTRNMPVQLPLAHSGWLFKEENEEPDVKPWLAGPKEEDMEVDVPAVKVKEEPRDEEEEARMKASSRAARKTPGLPKDVSVAELLRELSLTQEEELLFLQLPDSLPGQPPTQDVKPIKTEVQSEDGQMVVIKQEKDREARLAENACTLADLTEGQVGKLLIRKSGKVQLLLGKVTLDVTMGTTCSFLQELVSVGLGDSRTGDMTVLGHVKHKLVCSPNLNPCWITDTGKMSRWRMVVIVSTAAXLLQTFCSQICSTQKAPV